From the Micromonospora echinospora genome, the window CGGGACAGCTGGGCCGCTCCGGGTCGGCACCCACCGGGACGGACGCCGGCGCGCACTCCCGCTTGGGGACCATCGCCCGGCGGCGGAAGACGTAGACCAGGTTGCCGTCCTGCTTGCGTGCCCCGGGTCTTCACGGAGGCCACGCCACCGGTCGCAACTGCATCCGGGGCCCCTCACGTGAGGGCGACGGCGTTCGGCACAGCCTGCCTTATCGAAGGTTAAGGCAGCTCCGAAGGGGTGCGGACGCAATGAGCGGCGGGGCCCTCCCCGGCACCCGCCGCCCACGCTCTGATGGGAAAGATTCTGCCCCACGAGATGTAACACAGAACAGAGACGCAAGTCACATTTATCTTTTCGTTACAGTACGCAGAGTGACAGAGATCGACCGGAGGAGCGATCACCGCAGCTAGAATCCCCCCTTGTCAAGAGGGCGTCGATCACACGTCGAGCGACACGCTCGTCAATCTTCCTGGAAGCGCTCCCATCACCGCTTGTCACGCAAGTGCAGGCTGCAAGTGCAGATGGCACACCACCCGTTAACAGACGTGCTTCGATCTCACTGGCCAGGTGTGGAGTTTCGACACCACGCTCCCGGGAATTCGGGGTCACCCCACCTGGTTCCACCTGGCGTACGTAATCCGCGCTGATCGGAGACTGGAATGGCAACCGTTGAGCTGACCACGGCGAACTTCGACGAGGTGACCGGACAGGACGGGATCGTCCTGGTCGACTTCTGGGCGGAGTGGTGCGGCCCGTGCAAGCGGTTCGCCCCGGTCTACGAGCGCGCCTCGGAGAAGCACCCGGACATCGTCTTCGGCAAGGTCGACACCGAGGCGCAGCAGGCCCTGGGCGCGCAGTTCGACATCCGGTCGATCCCGACCATCATGGCGATCCGCGACGGGGTGATCGTCTTCGCGCAGCCCGGCGCGCTTCCCGAGTCGGCCCTGGAGAACCTGATCGAGCAGGTTCAGGCGCTCGACATGGCGGACGTTCGCAAGAAGCTGGCCGAGCACCAGCACTGACCCACCGCATCCGGCTCCGGACGGCCCGCGCCGTCCGGAGCTGTCGTGCGCCCGGGATCGGGTGCCTGCACGCGTGGTTGCAGGGCTGCGTGGTTGCGTGGTTGCAGGGGCTCCCTCCTACCGTCTGGTGACGAGGAGGGGTCCCCTGCAACCACCTGACGACACGGCCCGCCAGGGATGGACGACGGAGGGATCCCCCGCGGC encodes:
- the trxA gene encoding thioredoxin produces the protein MATVELTTANFDEVTGQDGIVLVDFWAEWCGPCKRFAPVYERASEKHPDIVFGKVDTEAQQALGAQFDIRSIPTIMAIRDGVIVFAQPGALPESALENLIEQVQALDMADVRKKLAEHQH